From one Nematostella vectensis chromosome 7, jaNemVect1.1, whole genome shotgun sequence genomic stretch:
- the LOC5509706 gene encoding isoaspartyl peptidase/L-asparaginase isoform X2 has protein sequence MQRSYEVETDVKTHRRNRVDLKEQNLPPAAPQETDQGPTPDKKQDNPATKAPEVFEDNALFNCGYGSKLNALGRVSMDAMMMDGRSIDYGGVCGLRNVANPITVAKKLMTNSRHCLLTGEGGDMFAQEMGVPFVSDENLITEMRRKQLEAALEALEVKMEEKENNEKLLKVKEDKEEKKKDLECMSGFVTEFLSKSENREELDTELVLKTIEEIKNIDEHDTVGAVAIDEFGNVACGTSTGGMTGVYHGRVGDSPIIGCGGYADNEIAAISTTGSGEFLLRCTLASHSMYMMQSGKTPTESVFAALDNMDKRIGGKGGMIVLDCEGNAAIAHSTPHMPWAQRREDVTAFGVYPGDAMAEVYSTEGMKIVEAPGVACKQYSGSNVTSYGIGQDSLVAGMDF, from the exons ATGCAGCGTTCGTATGAAGTCGAGACAGACGTAAAGACACACCGAAGAAACAGGGTGGATCTCAAGGAACAGAACCTTCCGCCTgcagcaccacaggaaacagACCAAGGCCCAACCCCGGACAAGAAACAGGACAACCCAGCAACCAAGGCACCGGAA GTATTTGAAGACAATGCCCTGTTTAACTGCGGTTATGGCTCTAAACTAAATGCACTTGGCAGAGTATCAATGGATGCAATGATGATGGATGGAAGATCAATTGACTATG GTGGTGTTTGCGGACTAAGGAATGTAGCAAACCCAATTACAGTGGCCAAGAAGCTAATGACCAACTCTAGACACTGCCTACTTACGGGGGAAGGTGGTGACATGTTTGCACAAGAGATGGGAGTGCCTTTTGTATCTGATGAAAACCTCATTACAGAAATGAGAAGGAAACAACTGGAAGCTGCCTTAGAGGCTCTAGAGGTTAAAatggaagaaaaagaaaataatgagAAATTGCTGAAAGTGAAAGAGgacaaggaagaaaaaaagaaagatttAGAGTGTATGAGCGGTTTTGTGACAGAATTTCTATCAAAGTCTGAAAATCGTGAAGAACTGGATACTGAATTGGTCTTAAAAACG ATTGAAGAAATCAAGAACATTGATGAGCATGACACT GTTGGTGCTGTAGCAATAGACGAGTTTGGCAATGTTGCATGTGGCACATCAACAGGAGGGATGACTGGTGTTTATCATGGTAGAGTCGGTGATTCTCCCATTATTGGCTGTGGAGGTTATGCAGATAATGAGATTGCTGCCATTTCAACTACTGGCTCAGGGGAATTTCTTCTTCGATGCACACTTGCCAG TCATTCGATGTACATGATGCAGAGTGGCAAAACTCCAACAGAGTCTGTCTTTGCTGCATTGGACAACATGGATAAACGGATTGGGGGCAAAGGCGGCATGATTGTTTTGGACTGCGAGGGAAACGCTGCTATTGCACACAGCACCCCGCACATGCCATGGGCTCAGCGCAGAGAAGATGTGACAGCATTTGGTGTCTATCCTGGGGATGCTATGGCTGAAGTGTACTCTACTGAAGGCATGAAAATAGTTGAGGCTCCTGGAGTAGCCTGTAAACAATATTCTGGCTCAAATGTAACCTCCTATGGTATAGGACAAGATAGTCTTGTGGCTGGGATGGATTTTTAG